GTAAATAAAAGCCTTGGTTATTTGACTGTATTACGTTCTCGTACACCCGATTACCAGTAGCGCTCCATCCGCTATCTGACAAACCGATTGAATTTCCAATTAAGTAATTTTTGAAAACTTTTGAGCTGGACATTCCAGTGCCACTTATGCCATGTGCACCATTGTTTGTAACGTTGTTGTAAGATATTGTCATGTTGCTTGAGTGCCATATCCCTAAACCGGAGGGTACAATGGGGTTTCCTGATAACACTTCGTTGTTGTCAGTTATTTGGTTGTATTGGATTATGCATCCTTGGCATTGGGTAAATGATGCACCTATTGCAGCGTTCTTTCTAACTGTGTTATTTGAAAACTCCACACTATTGCAATAACTAAAACCTGCTGCACCATTTGCCATAGCGTTATTGTGATAAAAATAGTTGTTTTGAATTTTAGCGTAGGAACAAGATTCTAGTAGTATGCCTCCTGCATTATCTAGTATGTTATTGCTGTTTATGCTAATGTTAGGTTGGTTAGATGCATAAATTGCTGGTGACCCTTTAGGACTGTTTTTTATTGTAAAACCACTTATTTCCACGTTTCTTGAAGTTATCACGATTGCATTTCCTATGAAGTTTGCATCTATAACCGTTACACTTTTTCCTTGTCCAATTAGACTAATTGATTTGTTTATCTTTATACCGCCAGTATAATATCCAGCTGGAATGTTGACGGTGTCCCCAGAACTTGCTGAGTCAATTAAACCTTGAATAGTATCTGCTGAGATAGTTTCGTGGTCTTCAGCGTCAACAATACTTGTTGCTTGAATGAAACTAACCAAAAAGAGCAGAGCAGTTAAGCAAACAACAAAGTAATTTTTCACTGATTGCAACGTTTACCACAAGTTTTAACCGTTAATTTTTTAATAAAAGCGTTTTTGTCAAGGTTTCTTGACTAAGCTTAGTCAAACTTTCTTGACTAAACATTCCGCCTTTAGGAGGAGGGTCTACTTGGAGGGCAATAACATCTTGAAAAATTGTTGGGTGTATTACGCGTAATGGTTTTATTAAGCGTAATACTAAACAGAAGGATAAGCTGAAATAACAACAAAATACCTTGAAACGGAGACTAACTGTGCCGTACCATAGCAGCGTGTTCAAAGACGAATCCAAACTCGACATCAACTTTGTACCGAACAGGCTACCCCACCGCGAAACCCAACAACGCCTGCTCACAGAGTTCTTTAGGTTTTTGGTCACTTGTCCGCAGCGCATGGCACAACGCGTCATAATCACGGGTGACGTGGGCACAGGCAAAACCGCTCTTTGCCAGCGCTTCGGAGCTGACGTAACCTCGGAGGCTAATAAGCGGCAAATCAAAGTCCGATACCTCCACGTTAACTGCCGAGAGCACCGCGGCATCCTCTCCACGATTCTGCACCAAGCCATAACCGCCTTTAACCCACAGTTCCCATCACGAGGCTACTCCCCACAGGAAATGCTAAGCACTCTTCTGAAGATGCTTGATGAGCAGGACACGTTTCTGGTTTTGGCGCTTGACGAGTTTGACAGCCTAATTGAAAAAGAAGGCAGTGACGGAGTCTACAAGCTCACGCGGTTGCAGGAAACCCGCATTGGCAAACCTCCACGTGTATCATTCGTTTTCATTCAGCGAGACTTAACTGCTATTGAAGATTTAGATGATAGCGCAAAAAGCACGCTTCAACAAAACATCATCCGCCTCCAACGCTACGGCAAACCCGAATTAACCACGATTTTAAACGACCGTGTTTCTTTGGCGTTTGAGCGGGGTGCAGTTCCTGAGGATACTGTGAGTTTGGTGGCGGAAATGGCAATCACCGAAAACGGCAACGCCCGCTTCTCCATCGAGCTGCTTTGGCGTGCAGGCAAGTACGCGGATGCGGAGGATTTGGAGTTGGTGGTTCCTGAGTGTGTGCGAAAAGCAGTTAGCAGTGTATTGCCCAGTTTTAGGCACAGTGACTTGGGTGCGCTTGGGTTCCATGAACGCATGTTCTTGTTGGGTGTGGCGCGATTGTTTAAGGCATCTGAGAAAGCCTACAGTTCCATCACAGACGCAGAGCAAGAGTACCAGGTGATTTGTGAAGAGTTTGAAGTAGAACCTAACAGTCACACACAAATCTGGAAGTACATTCAGTACCTCTTCAAACTAGGCATACTAAAACCCGAAACACAAGCGGGTGAGGGCAGAGGGCACCCAACCACGTTTTCGTTACCCACGATTCCTGCGGGGGAGCTGGAGAAAGAATTGAGTTCCTTGCTTCAACAGGGAGGTTGTGATGATGGAGTTTGAGGAAGTTTTCTCGTCCAAGCCGCGTGTAAAAATTTTGGTGCTACTTGAGCAGTTGTGTTCGCTAAATGTTACTGAAATCAGCAAACGCATAGGCTTAAACTATGTCGCAACCGATAAGCACCTAAAAATTTTGGAAGATGAAGACCTCATTGAAGCCCGCACCTATGGTAGGGTACGGATGTTTCGGTTCAAAGAAGGCTCAGAGAAAGCCAAAGCAGTGCAGAATCTGCTGGAAACATGGAAAAAAAGCGGCACTACCTGAGGTTTTTTTCTTGTTCTTTACCTTCCTCTATTAATCTGCGGACTTTTTGCCCACCCATTCGTCCTGCCTCTTCAACAGTTAAATCCCTGTTCTTGCTTTTTCGCGACAAAACGGTTCACCTCCCCAAGTTCCTACGGGGTTATGGCGTATGCTATCGCGTTAATTGTTTAGATAAAGCTATGTGGTTGCCACCCTGCAACATGCACCCTGCCTACTCAACATTATTATGCGGGGAAACCCAGAAGTACCCTACAGATAAAGGGCTTATTTGGAGACATGTAAGTTGGCTATGGTTGATGTTTCAGCAAAAGCAGAAATTTATCGGGAAGCCACCGCAAAAGGACAAATCAAACTTAAAGCGGAAACCACCCAGCGCATTTTGGAGGGAAAAATCGCCAAAGGAGACCCCCTCTATACTGCAAAAATCGCGGGAATCCTCGCAGCCAAAAACACCAGCAACACCATCCCCCTCTGCCACCCGCTCCCATTAACAAATGTGGAAGTAGACCCGAAGGTTGCAGACCAAAATACTGTGGAAATCTCCGCCACCGTAAAGACCCGTGCGCAGACGGGCGTGGAAATGGAGGCTCTCGCGGCGGTTTCAGCGGCGCTACTTACGGTTTGGGATATGACTAAGCAGTACGAAAAAGACCCAGAGGGGCAGTACCCGAGCACAGCCATAGAGGACATTCATGTCGTGAAAAAGGTTAAGCAGGCATAATTATGAGTGAAACAAGCAAAACCCACAAGGCCAAAGCAGCCAAAACCCTCAACTACGCAGTTTACATCTGCAGCACCAGCCGCGCCAAAGCAGCCGAGAACAAAGAAGAAGTCAGCGATTTAGGCGGCGACAAACTCGTCGAACTCCTCAAAGCAGGCGGACAGAATGTGCTGTTCAAAAAAATCATCGCCGACGACGAAACCGAAATCCAAGACGCCGTAATGTACGTGCTTGGCATGCCCGAGATTGACGCGGCAATTTTCAGCGGCGGAACAGGCATCACCCCAGCGGACGTCACCATTGAGTCGGTTGCACCGTTTTTTGATAAAACGCTACCTGGGTTTGGCGAGTTCTTCCGCAAGATAAGTTTTGATAGTGTGGGTTCGGCGGCGGTGCTCTCGCGGGCAACTGCGGGCGTCGCTAAGGGCAAGGTGCTGTTTTGTGTTCCTGGTTCCCCTAATGCTGTGCAAACTGCGGTGGAAAGGCTTATACTTCCCGAGGCGCCTCACATCGTTAGGCACGCACGGGAATATCGATGAATCTGAAAGATTACTGTGGGCGACCTCTCCTAAACCTGCGAATCAGCATCACACAACGCTGCAACCTAACATGTACCTATTGCCACCGAGAAGGAGAAGTCCGCCGAGCAAACGCTTCCGCCGAAAAAATGACGGTGGAAGAAATCACAAAAATAGCAAAAACAGCGGTCAGCTTGGGCATCAGTCGTGTTAAACTCACAGGCGGCGAACCGCTAATGAGAGAGGACATCCCCGAGATTATCCAAAAAATCCACGCGATTTCTGGCTTGCGGGATTTGTCACTTACCACTAACGGGCTACGCTTAGGCGACGGATTGGCAAAGCGACTCTACGATAGCGGCTTGCACCGTATTAACATTAGTTTGGCTTCTTTGAACCCTGAAACTTATAGAAAGTTGACAGGCGGCAACCTCCCTACAGCACTATCAGGCATCCAAGCAGCGGTAGAAGCAGGCTTTAACCCAGTCAAACTAAACATGGTGGTTTTGCAGGGCGTGAATGTTTCTGATGTGCCTGCCATGATTGATTACGCTGCCAAAATGGGCGTTATACTGCAACTTATTGAGCTTGACCCCATCAACGTGGGCGAGTCCTATTACAGTGCGCATCATCGGGGGTTGGAGGAGCAGGAAAAAATGCTGGCTGAGCGAGCGGTAACAGTTGAGCAGCGCCCGTTTATGCATAACCGCAAAATCTACCACCTCAAAAACGTAGACGTAGAAGTTGTGCACCCCATCGAAAACATGGACTTCTGCATGCACTGCACACGAATGCGCGTTACCAGCGATGGGAAACTGAAACCGTGCCTGATGAGAAACGACAACCTAACTGACATACTAACCCCACTTAAAAACGGCGCCACAGACAAGGAACTACGGGAATTATTTAAGCGGGCTAATGAGTTAAGAGAACCCTACAACAAAAACAATTGAGTGCTTCTTGAAGAATTTTGGTTATTTGATAACTTATACGTCTACATTTCTATTTGCTGTCTATTAGGCTCCTATTAGCCAACTTATGCAGAAACAATAGAGGAGGTCTACTTTTGGGGCAGGGTTTGGCTTTTGTTTAGTGGGTTTATTGAGTGGGCTTTGCTTTTTTTGGGGTTTAGGGTTTGTTGGGTGAGTGCTTGTTTGCAAGTTAGTTAAACGGATTTCTCAAAAAGCATTAATTATCATCAGTTTTCCTTTTAGCGGCATTTAGGGTAAGGAGAAGAAAATAGTGAGTATGCAAGTGATTTCAGCTGATTTGGATGCTGAGTTAATGTTAAAATCGGTTTTGTCTCCGATTAATTTAAAAGCGACCCTGCATCAGTATGCCAAAATCGGTAAAACAGAGCAACTTAGATTAATCTCTGAGGATACCAATACTAATGTTAACGCAACAAACCATTACAACACAACGCTTCTGGCTTAACATTTCGGTAGAGCCAGTAACCTTCGGTTATTGTGGGAGTCTTTCATAACTAAACTTTGTTTCCATAATAATTAGGCGGTATGAGTTTTGGAAAAAGCAACGTCTCTGCAAATAAACGAGCTCTTTGAATCTTTAGGTTCCTCACCTGAAGGTTTAAGCAGCACAGAAGCTAAAGAACGCCTAAGAAAACGAGGCTACAACACTCTTACAGAGAAAAAACAAGTTCCATTCATCAAAAAATTCATCCAGCACCTAAAAGACCTCTTTGGAATACTGCTACTCTTTGCAGCTTTACTCTCATTTATCAGCGAAAACATCTCCTTAGGCATAATTATTCTAGCAGTTGTTTTTGTTAACATTTTCGTCAGCCTATTCCAAGAATCCCGCGCTGAAAAAGCCATGGAAACCCTCAAAAGCTGGATGCCAGAATACGCCAAAGTCATCCGCGACGGAAACCTAACAAAAATCCCTGTAAAAGAAATCGTGCAGGGAGACGTGATTTTCCTTGAAGAAGGCGACCGCGTACCAGCAGACGCACGTTTGATTGAAGCGTTTGATTTATGGACAAACAACGTGCCCTTAACAGGTGAATCTGAACCACAACCAAGAAACGCGGATACAGTGCAAACTGTTGAGAAAGCCTACTTATACTCGCCTAACCTTGTTTTCATGAGCACCAGCGTGGCTAAAGGCAATGGTAAAGCCCTTGTTTATGACACTGGCATGACAACCCAGTTTGGAAAAATAGCCAGTTTAACCCAGACAATCCAAGAAGAAGCCAGCCCACTTCAAAAAGAAATTGCCTCAATGGCAAAATTTGACTTCACCATCGCCGTTATCGTGGGCGTCATTTTCTTCATAGCCAGCGCATTATTTTTACATGTTGACGTGTCAACCAGCATCTTCTTTATGATAGGTGTCATGATTGCCTGCGTTCCAGAAGGATTACAAGTCACAGTTTCCAGCGCATTGGCAATTAACGTGCTTAAAATGGTTAAACAAAGCGTAATTGTCAAACGCTTATCCGCCGTGCAAACACTGGGCAGCGTCACGGTTATTTGCACGGACAAAACAGGCACTATAACCAAAGGAGAAATGACCGCAAATAAACTCTGGGTAAAAGACCAAGTTGTGGATATTTCTGGTCTTGGTTACAAACCTGTTGGAAAATTCACCCGAAAGGGGCAACCAATACATGAAAAAGATTCAGTTTCAGTGGATAGGCTCTTAGAAATTGCGGCTCTTTGCAATGGTGCCAAAGTGAATCCACCAAGCGACAAAAGCAAAACTTGGAGCGTTATTGGTGACCCAACCGATGGCGCTTTGATGGTTGCTGCCTTGAAGTACGGCTTAGTTATTGAAGAGAAATTATCAGAAAAACCCGCCGTTTCAGTGGTTCCCTTCAGTTTTGAACGCAAACGCATGACCACCGTTCACTTCCATAATAGCGAGTTTTATGTTTACACCAAAGGCGCACCCCGAAACATACTAGACGTATGCAAAAAAGTCGAGTTTAACGGGAAAATTGAAGACTTAACCGACGAAAACATGGCACTGGTTGAAAATCGTATCCATGAATTTGCCAATCAAGGCTTGCGCGTCATTGCCCTTGCATATAAGAGAACCCCTGAGAACCAGTATGTTGAAGGTGAAGGTATAGAGAAAGACCTGATTTTTGTTGGGTTAATTGCGATGCGTGACCCGCCAAGAACAGGCGTGAAAGAAGCAGTACTGAAAGCTAAAGAGGCAGGAATCCAAACAGTCATAATCACAGGCGATTACGGACCAACAGCCCAAGCCATCGCAAAAGAAGTCGGAATTGCAGAGCAGGAATGCTGCCAAGTCACCCGCGGCGTGGACCTTGAAGAATTAGATGACAAAGCCATCGTGGACGAAGTTAAAAAAGGCAACGTGATTTTTGCCCGTGTCTCCCCCGAGCAGAAACTGCGAATCGTCAAGGTTCTCAAAGAAAACGGAGAAATTGTCGCTGTAACTGGTGACGGCGCAAACGATGCACCTTCACTTAAGGAAGCCAATATCGGCGTTGCCATGGGCGCTTCAGGTACAGACGTGGCGAGGGAAGCAGCCGACATTGTTTTGCTCAATGACAGCTTTGCTTCAATTGTTAAGGCTGTGGAGTCGGGCAGGGCAATTTACGAGAACATCAGAAAATTCATTGTGTACGTGTTCAGCCATAACTGGGCAGAACTTATCCCGTTTGTGCTCTATGCCACACTCAACATTCCACTGCCCCTGCTGGTGGTTCAAATCCTCGCTATTGACCTAGTAATTGATGTTATTCCCAGTTTAGCGCTTAGCCGTGAACCCCCAGAAGCAGGAATTATGGATGAACCCCCAAGAAGCATCAAAGAACGCCTCTTCACGCCCAAAGTTTTCGCGCGTTCAATCTTTATTGGCGCAATAATCGCAGTTGGCGCAATGATTGCCTGTATGAGTGCATGGACTGCCCCGGGAAGCGGCTGGCAGTTTGGTATGCCTATTCCTGCAGATTGGCACTTTGGCGGCAGTTTACCCAACAATAATCCATACTACATCAAAGGAGTCACCATGGCATTTGCAGCCATCGTCGTAGCACAGGCAGGAAACGTGTTAGCATGCCGAACCAGCAAGCAATCCATCTTCAAATCAGACTTATCCAAAAACAAATGGATAATCGTTGGCATAGTGGCGCAACTTTCGATTTTAGCCATGCTAATTTATGTGCCGTTTATGCAACAGATTTTCGGAACCGTTGCGCTTGGACTATTTGATTGGCTGATGTTAAGTGCAATTGCGTTGGTAGTGATTTTCGCTGAGGAAGTGCGAAAACTGTTTGTTAGGCAATTCTCTAAAAACAAATAACATGCTTTCTTAGACGCCTAACCTCCTTTTCAATTAAATGCGAAACAACTCATGCCAGCAGTAGATTTAGCTAAAACTTAAATGATTACATAGGGATTCTCTATGTGAGTGAGGAGTATGAAAAAAAAGGCATGTGCTGGTTTAGCCTTTATTCTTTTATTCGGATTGTTCTTTACTGGTATTTCAAGTTTTAATTGTGCATCTGGCGCTGTTTCGGTTAATGGGATTATCTCGTCAGACACAACATGGACAAAAGCAGATAGCCCCTACAGCCTTTCAGGCAATGTATTAGTGGACTTGGGGGCAACACTCACAATAGACGCTGGAGCTACAGTGAACCTCAACGGTTACTACATAAAGGTCAATGGAACCCTGCAAGCACATGGCTCAAGCTCTGAGAGAATAACTTTCACAGGTTCAGGTTACGTTCAGTTCACAGAGTACAGCACCTCTTGGGATGAAACTACAGGTTCAGGCTGCATAATAGAAAAAGCCGATTTTGACCAAGGCTTTATCAGCACAGACAGCGCGCCTAAAATAATCTATTGTTCAATGACACGTTTAGTTGCTGCTGGCTCACCAACAATTACAAACAACACAATTGTAAATGACCTCTCCTGCTGTAGCGGTGATGGAACAAACCCAGTAATTGCCAACAACACTGTTCAAGGACTCTTAACCATTCCATACCACTGCGCGTATCCTTCAGGAACAATAAAAATCACCAATAACACGCTAATTGGCGGAATACAAGCCGATTATAAACGTGGCACAATCGATATTTCGTATAATACCATTTCAGGTAAAATAACAACAGGCACTCAGTACCCAACCGAGGGATTGATAACTTTTTCACATAACACAATTTCTTGCGAGGTTTCCCTTTCAGGTTTAACAGTTTTCTCTTTCAACATGGTAACTAAAGAAGTCGACATCTTTGGCTCAAATAACACAATAACCAACAACACATTGGTTGGTAATGGTAACTTAGCAGACAACACTGTCGGAATAATTTTATCACAGGCAGGAATACTGTTCTGCCAAAACAACACAGTAACCAACAATGTAATTTCGGGCTTTACAAACGGTATCTGCGTTGGCATTTATCAGGAAGGATCTCTTGCTGGTTTTGAAATTGAAGGCAATCTAGTTCCGTTTATTGGAGGAAATAATATTTCAAATTGCCAGTATGGAATCAATGCCCGCGGAAGCGCACTAATTACAGATAATGTTGTAACTAACAATTATTGTGGAATAGATGCTCATTGCAAAGGAGCTATTGAATACAATCAAGTAACCAATAACTACTATGGTATGAGCCATGCCAGTGCAGTCAACTATAACACTATTGCCCATAATGTTTACGGAATAACCGGTGGAGGTTCAACCCTTCAATACAATAACATTTACAACAATACACAATACAATCTAGATTTAGGCTCAAATAATACATGGAAAGGAATAGGAAGAAGCACTTTTGACACACCAAACAATTGGTGGGGAACAACCGACACAAACACAATTGACCAGTCAATTTATGATTACTACGAAGACTTTGACTTAGCAAAAGTCAATTACACACCCATCTTAACCGCAGCAAACACGCAAGCAGTACCCCGACCAGTCACAGTACCAACATGGACACCTACACCAACCACAAGCCCAACCCCAACAGCAACACCACCACCCACAACCAGCAACCCAACTGCAACGCCGACCCAACCAAGTGGCACAGGCGATAATTCAGGCTTTAACTGGGATTCGATAGCTTTACCATTGATAGCTGGTGTTATTGTTGGCATAGTGCTGGCAATAGTTATTATCTTCTTTGTTCGGGGCAAAGCAAGCCCTAAACCATTTTAGGGTGAAGTATAGCAAGTGTTAAAAGGAGAAACGTAGCCTCTACTTTTAGGGAGCAATATGCGCAAAGCCTTAGTTCTTACGTGTACGGTTGCGTATGTGCTAGTTTTTGCGCTGTTAACCTCCGTTTCTGCCTTAACTATGGCTCCAGGGTTAACACACAAAATTTTAATCAAATCCGATGGAAGCGTGGAACCAGCTGATGCACCTATTGAACGGTCGGGTTCCGTTTATTCTTTAACGGGTGACATCAATTTTACTTCCATTAAGGTTTCCTGTAATGGTATAGTTCTTGATGGGAAAGGTTTCTTTGATAGGGGTTATGAGGGGTATGATAAAGCAGTTATACTGGATAACACTATAAGCTGTGTTGTTAGGAATTTTAATTTCTTAAAATTTAGCTCCCAAATAAGCATTGAAGGAGGCACAGGCAACATGGTTTATGGCAACACGTTTACGGGTGCATACTATGGTGTGGAGATTTATTCAAACAACTGTCAAATATACCAAAACAAGTTTGTCAGTACTAAACCAGGCGACTGCTACGGAATTGAAGGAGAATGCCAAAACACAGTAATTTCAAATAACATCTTCACCAATTTTGGAGCAAGCATTCAGTTAACACACAGTGAAAACAACACAATTACCAGCAACTCTTTTGCTGACGCAACAAGCATTATGTTTTATCGGCAATGTAACAACAACACAATCACCAAAAACACAATCACTGGAGTTGGCTTGAGCGGAACAGGCATTTACCTGCTGGGTAGCAACCACAACCTTATTTGTGAAAACGAAATTTCGGATAAAGCAAAAAATTATCAGCCTTCCTTTGATAACTGTTTTGGGGTCTGGATTTATGAGTCATCAGATAATATTGTAAAATGCAACAACATCACAGGTAACCTTGTCGGAATCCAAATTGGTCACAACTTCTACCCTGAAGACCCCCCATCAATCAACAATTATTTTGCTCTAAACAACATTTATAATAACGTAGCAGGCGGAGCTAATGTTGGATTGACAAAATATGACACGTACCCAGTTAACTTTTGGGATAACGGAACATACGGCAACTATTGGAGCGAATATGCAAAAAGATATTCTGGTTCATCAGGGATTGATGATTTAGGTTTAGGTACCACACCTTACAATATAACAGTAAATAACGTAGACCAACATCCGCTACTGGCAATAATTGGAGCTAATAAACAGGCACCTACACCCACCTCAGACCAAACCGCCTATGACACAGATTCACCAACGCTACCAGAGGATTCGGGCAGTAGTTCAAATCAAAGGTCAATTTGTGATTATGTTGCAATTGGGTCAGCTTCAGTTGCAGCAGCAGGTTTAATTGTCATCGCTGTTTACAGGAAAAAAATATTGTAAACAAAGAATGTTCTTGCAGATTTTGGGGTTACAGGTTGGGGCTTAAATGGCAGATTAGATAACTTTTTAAGGCAAACCTTCTCAATTTGTTAATGGAGATTTTATGGCGATAAACATTGAAGCAGTACTAATAGGTTTCTTTGTACATGCAATAATTAACCTCATAATCTTGTCACCTGTTCTTTGGGGTGCAGGAAGACTACTTGCAGGCAAAAACGCAAAATTCACGGATGCCTTATGGATTGTGTTTTTGGGCACACTAATTTTCGACGTTGTCGGCTACTTCATTGAAGGCATAATTGCAAGTATAATACTGTTCGTTATCTGGCTGGCGTTGGTTAAGCACTTCTTTGACTGCGGCTGGCTAAAAGCATTGGCAATAAGCATAATCGCACTGATATTCCTCATAATCGTGTGGATGGTTTTGGGATTTATCCTTGTGGCGATTGGTATAGGAACCGGCTGGATTCCTGTACCGTGGTAACTTCCTTTTTTCCCTATTTTTTAAATGATTGTTTTTGTTAATTTTTTTAGCAAGGTTCCCCTTGAAATAAGTAAAGCTTAAAAGTGCATTAAATACTACTTTTGTTTGTGATAAACGTGCGAAAAATTGTTTTTGCCATAATTTTTTCGCTTACATTAACTCTCATACCCTGCATATTTGACTATGCATACTCTAACCCCATAGCCCCTCCGGGACCAGTTGATACAATGTATATCCATGCAGATGGCAGCATTGACCCCTCAACAGCACCTCTGCAAAAGTCAGGTTCCACCTATAGTTTAACACAAAACTTGAACTGTACGTCCATACAGGTTGAATGTAGCGGCATAACCCTTGATGGACAAGGTTTCTCAGATTCGGGATATAGCATGTGGTACACTGCAATTACGTTAAGCGGGGTCAATGATGTGACCATTAAGAATTTTCATTTTCACCAGTTTAGCACTCACATTGAAATGGGCGGCGGCACAAATATTATAATTTCAGGCAACTCCTTCACAGATGGCGATTTCTGTATTCAAACATCTGCCACCAATTGTCAAATAATAGGAAACAAATTCTATAACAATTTTAATCCTGGACACTGGTATTGCATTCAAGGACATTTATCAACCTCAACAATATCTAACAATCTCTTTAGCGATTATGGGATAAGCATCCAACTTTTCGGAGGCGGCGAAAACATGATTTCTGGCAACCAGTTTACAGATGGAACAAACATTTTCCTGCAAGATTGCAGTAACAACATCATAACAAAAAATATTATGACTGCAGGTAACCCTGTGGGTCTTGCTGGACTGCTTATTAAAGAATCAAGTGGAAACACAATTTATGAAAACTCCATCACACAAAAATACTATAGCTCTACGGCAACCATTCCTGATTGCTATGGAATCACGATGTATTATTCTTCGTGCAACAACATCGTTTATCGAAACATAATCAGTAGCAACCTTATCGGCATCCAAATTGGAATCCCAGAAGTAGCCAGCACATACAATCCAGCCCTTGGTGAAGCCCTCTCTGACCTTAACAATCAAATTTATCAAAACAACATAATTAATAATATCAGAGACAACGCAGCTGTTGGAAAAACCTTAGACGGTGGAAGACCAGATGACAGTTGGGATAATGGCGTACAAGGTAACTATTGGAGCGATTACTTAACCAAGTATCCAGAAGCAACAGAAGTCTCAGACACTGGAACAGGAAACATACCCTATGTTATTGCAACAAACAATGTTGACCAGCACCCATTAATGAACCCAGTTGACATCCACGTGCCGACCCCCGCAATTGTCACCACTTCCTTAGCAACACCACCAGCAGAACCCTCACAGACTTCAACAGCAACACCTACACA
The Candidatus Bathyarchaeota archaeon genome window above contains:
- the moaA gene encoding GTP 3',8-cyclase MoaA, which produces MNLKDYCGRPLLNLRISITQRCNLTCTYCHREGEVRRANASAEKMTVEEITKIAKTAVSLGISRVKLTGGEPLMREDIPEIIQKIHAISGLRDLSLTTNGLRLGDGLAKRLYDSGLHRINISLASLNPETYRKLTGGNLPTALSGIQAAVEAGFNPVKLNMVVLQGVNVSDVPAMIDYAAKMGVILQLIELDPINVGESYYSAHHRGLEEQEKMLAERAVTVEQRPFMHNRKIYHLKNVDVEVVHPIENMDFCMHCTRMRVTSDGKLKPCLMRNDNLTDILTPLKNGATDKELRELFKRANELREPYNKNN
- the moaC gene encoding cyclic pyranopterin monophosphate synthase MoaC, with protein sequence METCKLAMVDVSAKAEIYREATAKGQIKLKAETTQRILEGKIAKGDPLYTAKIAGILAAKNTSNTIPLCHPLPLTNVEVDPKVADQNTVEISATVKTRAQTGVEMEALAAVSAALLTVWDMTKQYEKDPEGQYPSTAIEDIHVVKKVKQA
- a CDS encoding winged helix-turn-helix domain-containing protein; translation: MEFEEVFSSKPRVKILVLLEQLCSLNVTEISKRIGLNYVATDKHLKILEDEDLIEARTYGRVRMFRFKEGSEKAKAVQNLLETWKKSGTT
- a CDS encoding right-handed parallel beta-helix repeat-containing protein, producing the protein MKNYFVVCLTALLFLVSFIQATSIVDAEDHETISADTIQGLIDSASSGDTVNIPAGYYTGGIKINKSISLIGQGKSVTVIDANFIGNAIVITSRNVEISGFTIKNSPKGSPAIYASNQPNISINSNNILDNAGGILLESCSYAKIQNNYFYHNNAMANGAAGFSYCNSVEFSNNTVRKNAAIGASFTQCQGCIIQYNQITDNNEVLSGNPIVPSGLGIWHSSNMTISYNNVTNNGAHGISGTGMSSSKVFKNYLIGNSIGLSDSGWSATGNRVYENVIQSNNQGFYLQQTSNNLFYHNDMINNVENIASIPIEGVKIGANTWDNGYPSGGNYWDTYKGTDSNNDGIGDTPYVIDSDNHDSYPLMKPYTASVSTSTTNVTSTATGGSGSSSVSTPKPTVKPTAPATPTSASYSIAPTVTPKNSVSDNSLIPLSTAIPIACLLVSTIVSIGLVLSSKDIRGQANYATRPRVYNATNVYHQTPLYQTPVNQPYNNYHRYPYYNQPVNYQCPYCGVLLGQNQRVCHHCHTRFW
- a CDS encoding ORC1-type DNA replication protein, whose product is MPYHSSVFKDESKLDINFVPNRLPHRETQQRLLTEFFRFLVTCPQRMAQRVIITGDVGTGKTALCQRFGADVTSEANKRQIKVRYLHVNCREHRGILSTILHQAITAFNPQFPSRGYSPQEMLSTLLKMLDEQDTFLVLALDEFDSLIEKEGSDGVYKLTRLQETRIGKPPRVSFVFIQRDLTAIEDLDDSAKSTLQQNIIRLQRYGKPELTTILNDRVSLAFERGAVPEDTVSLVAEMAITENGNARFSIELLWRAGKYADAEDLELVVPECVRKAVSSVLPSFRHSDLGALGFHERMFLLGVARLFKASEKAYSSITDAEQEYQVICEEFEVEPNSHTQIWKYIQYLFKLGILKPETQAGEGRGHPTTFSLPTIPAGELEKELSSLLQQGGCDDGV
- a CDS encoding molybdenum cofactor biosynthesis protein MoaB, translating into MSETSKTHKAKAAKTLNYAVYICSTSRAKAAENKEEVSDLGGDKLVELLKAGGQNVLFKKIIADDETEIQDAVMYVLGMPEIDAAIFSGGTGITPADVTIESVAPFFDKTLPGFGEFFRKISFDSVGSAAVLSRATAGVAKGKVLFCVPGSPNAVQTAVERLILPEAPHIVRHAREYR
- a CDS encoding small, acid-soluble spore protein, alpha/beta type; the encoded protein is MSRKSKNRDLTVEEAGRMGGQKVRRLIEEGKEQEKNLR